Below is a window of Humulus lupulus chromosome 9, drHumLupu1.1, whole genome shotgun sequence DNA.
AATGATGAGCTCATTTTTCATTGGTTGGAACTATTACTCAGGTTCAGCTTCAGAAGGTCGTATTCTTCTTATTTGGCAGCATCATGTGGTTTCTGTTGACGTTTTGAAGGAGAGTGACCAGTATGTTCATGTCTGTGTTAAAGAGGTGAAGTCTAATAAGCTGTTTTGTGTTACTTTTGTGTATGGTAGAAATTCAATTGAGGGAAGATTACCTCTTTGGGTTGATCTTGCTGAGTTGAGTTTCCCAGCCATTCCATGGCTTGTGGCTGGGGACTTTAATGTTGTTTTTGAGGGTACTGATAGAGTTGGTGGCCGCACCATTACTGCCCTTGAAATGGAGGACGCTCAAAAGTGGAGGGCCTTGGGTTTAGTTGATGAGTTGCGCTCTAAAGGGTCTCATTACACTTGGACAAACAAGCAAGCGAATGAGGATATAATTTACACTAAACTGGACAGAATATTTAAAAATGAAGAGTGGTTGGATTTGTTCCCTCAAGCTGAAGCTGTTTTCAACTGGGAAATGCTCTCTGATCACTGTTATTGCATTATCAAACCGGGAGCTACTGTAAACTGTGGCATTAAGCCGTTTAGATTCTTTAATATGTGGACTGATCACGGTAGCTTTAAAGACACTGTCATGCAGAGCTGGAGCAAGCCTAGTAAAGGAGTTGGGCTAGATCGAATTGTTAGAAAATTGAGTACACTTAAGGTAGTTTTGCGCAAGTTCAACAAGCATAGTGTGGGGGATGTTGCTTAGAATTATAGATTGGCTAAGGATAACTATCAAGATGCCCAAGTGTCTCTTCAAAGTAACCCTCACTCGACAGAGTTGCAAAGAGAGGAATTTTTGGCTGGTGAAAGATTTGCTTATCATGCTAGAACATATGATAGTTTCCTGAGATAGAAAAGCAAAGTTGACTGGTTTCGTTATGGGGATGATGACACGGTGTATTTTCATGCTTGTTTAAAACAAAGAAGAGCTTATAATTGTATCACCTCAGTTGTTACTGAATCAGGTCAGCTAATTGAGAAGTTTGATGATGTTGTGGCTCACTTTGTGACTCATTTTCAGAAAATCATGGGAAGCAAAAGTAGTGCTTCGGTTCCTATTCAGCATTCCTGTTTCAGTCTTGGTCACAGACTGACTTTGGACCAGTAGATCAGTTTAGTGAGGCCTTTTACCAAGAAGGAAGTGAAAGACGCCTTGTTTAGCATTAGCTCAATTAAAAGTCCGGGGTCGGATGGGTAAGGGTCGGGCTTTTTCAAAGCCATGTGGAGCGATATAGAAGCTGAAATTTCAGAGGCCATCTTTGATTTCTTTGAGCGTGGTGTTCTGCCAGAAGAGGTAAATAAGGCTACCATTTACATGATTCCTAAGATTGAGACTCCCACTAAGGCAGCAGATTATaggcccatagcttgctgcaattCTATTTACAAGTGTATTTCTAAAATGCTCTGTGGTAGATTGGCGACGGTACTCCCTAGTTTAGTCCATTAAAATCAAGGAGCGTTTGTTAAAAACAGACTGTTGGCGCACAATATTCTTATTCTTCGGGATATTATTAAAGGTTATAAAGGAAAAATGTTTCCCCTAGGTGTGTGATGAAAATAGACCTGAGCAAAGACTATGACATGCTGGATTGGAATTTTTTGGAGGACATTCTCACAGCGTTTTGCTTTCCAAATAAGTTCATCAAGTGGATTATGGCTTGTTTGAAGGACCCCACTTATTTGATCCTAATGAATGGTAGGATTCAAGGGGAATTTAGAGGTAAAAAAGGTCTAAGGCAAGGGGACCCAATCTCTCCATTGTTATTTGTACTAGCTATGGAATATTGTACTTGGCTGTTATGTCAAGCCTCAATGGAAAAGGGTTTCAGATTCCATCCTAAATGCAAACCTCTAAAGATTGTTAATCTTTGTTTTGCCGATGATTTGTTCATATTTTGCAAGGGTGTCTCAAGCTCAGTTCAGTTAATGGGGGACGGTTTCACTGAATTCTGCTTGGCATCTGGTTTGTCTGCTAATATGGAGAAATCTCAGGTCTACTTTGGGGGTTTGGCAGAAAGAGAGACTCATCAACTACTAGATAGGCTCCGTTTCTCATAAGGGTGCTTTCCTCTTAAGTATTTGGGTGTTCCGCTTCGAACAACGAAATGGAAGGTTGGAGATGGTGCTATCATCATCAAAAAGATTCAGCAGAAACTACACACTTGGGCTAGTCATCATCCCTCTTTTGCTGGGAGGGCACAATTGATTAATTCTGTGCTGCTGAGTATTAGATCATTTTGAATGAGCATTTTTATTCTCCCCATGAGTGTCACCAAGGAAATAGATCGTTTATGTAGGAATTTCCTCTGGGGAGTTAAAGACAGCAATAATAACCGTAGTAAAATGCATCTCACTGCCTGGAATCAAGTGTGCCTACCAAAATGCATGGGTGGTCTTGGTTTTAAGGAGGGTTGCACTTGGAACAAAGTGCTCCTTGCTAAGTTTGTTTGGGCTGTTTCATCTAAGCAAGATATTCTTTGGGTGAAATGGGTGGACTCCATTTATCTGAAGGGTCAGGATTTCTGGGCATATACAGTTCCCCAGGATGTTAGTTGGTATTGGAGGAGACTAGTTAAGCTAAGATCTATTTTCCCTGCTAAAAGCCTAGCTGAGGTAGTCAAGAAAAATAAGCTCTGCTTGAAAGATTTGTATCACCGGTTACTTAACAAGGAAAGAGTAGCCTTTGCTAACGTGGTCTGGTGCTCCTTGGCTGTGCCTAAACATAGGTTCATCTTATGGAAAGCTACACTTGGTCATCTACTCACTCGAGTCAAGCTGCACTACTGTCATCTGGAATTGCCTTCTTTGCTTTGTCCGGTTTGTGAAGAGGAGCAGGAATCCCATGCTCATCTCTTTTTTGCTTGTCCTTTC
It encodes the following:
- the LOC133799668 gene encoding uncharacterized protein LOC133799668, with protein sequence MMQFARVLVEIEISEDLPKTVQFLNEKGKLMEQLLEFEWLPTQCRGCKVYGHTERMCNRKQTETWRQRGRNGEVEAKQSTMEHVPFLEDKGVTSGAIDANTQSTAAMDLSESQEISQHQGQLTNASKQVDELARNSKDRSTSEWTTPKRVGQQQVYFTESHNILSWNVRGINKREKQISLSTFCFVNKIGLGALLETKLRGDKVGKMMSSFFIGWNYYSGSASEGRILLIWQHHVVSVDVLKESDQYVHVCVKEVKSNKLFCVTFVYGRNSIEGRLPLWVDLAELSFPAIPWLVAGDFNVVFEGTDRVGGRTITALEMEDAQKWRALGLVDELRSKGSHYTWTNKQANEDIIYTKLDRIFKNEEWLDLFPQAEAVFNWEMLSDHCYCIIKPGATVNCGIKPFRFFNMWTDHGSFKDTVMQSWSKPSKGVGLDRIVRKLSTLKKSKVDWFRYGDDDTVYFHACLKQRRAYNCITSVVTESGQLIEKFDDVVAHFVTHFQKIMGSKSSASVPIQHSCFSLGHRLTLDQ
- the LOC133799669 gene encoding uncharacterized mitochondrial protein AtMg01250-like — protein: MKIDLSKDYDMLDWNFLEDILTAFCFPNKFIKWIMACLKDPTYLILMNGRIQGEFRGKKGLRQGDPISPLLFVLAMEYCTWLLCQASMEKGFRFHPKCKPLKIVNLCFADDLFIFCKGVSSSVQLMGDGFTEFCLASGLSANMEKSQVYFGGLAERETHQLLDRLRFS